Part of the Paludisphaera borealis genome, CAATACTGGGTGTAATCGGTCAGGAGGATCTGCGAGGCGTGGCAGTGGATGGCCCACTCCTTGGTTCGCTCGGCCTCGCCGTCGTAGCTGAAGTAGGCGTTGGGCTCGGGAAGCGGTCCCCAGGGGGTCCAACCGGTCAGGACCAGGGTGTCGTGGAGCCCGGCGCCGACGAGGCCGACCGCCGCGAGCGCCCGAGTGACGCGGTGGGCGGCGTGGGCGTCGTTCGCCGGCGGGACGATGATCGCGCCGGGCCGCCGCTTCGTGAACCACTCGACGACCTCGGCGACGTCCTTCGCGGTCGGTTGATAGCCGGGGCACCGGTAGCCTTCGAGGTCCCAGCAGATCGCCTCGGCGCCGAGCACGCTGCATTCGAGGCGGAACTCGGCCTCGCGCACGGTGACTTTCTTCTGGTCGTTGAGCCAGGGGGCGGCGACGTTGCGCTCGCCCGCGAAGACCAGGATTTCGACGACCGGAAGGCCGCGGCGGACGGCGTATTCGTGGATCAGACAGGCGGCGGTGATCGCGCCGTCGTCGGCGTGGGGGCAGAGCATGACCAGCGG contains:
- a CDS encoding PIG-L deacetylase family protein, which gives rise to MSTSSSSTGTPARRPEFDQLLDSVRVCGTHGHLVDVRESLRSVLGPNRPLVMLCPHADDGAITAACLIHEYAVRRGLPVVEILVFAGERNVAAPWLNDQKKVTVREAEFRLECSVLGAEAICWDLEGYRCPGYQPTAKDVAEVVEWFTKRRPGAIIVPPANDAHAAHRVTRALAAVGLVGAGLHDTLVLTGWTPWGPLPEPNAYFSYDGEAERTKEWAIHCHASQILLTDYTQYCSHLGRAYAALTREWAEGHSLSGRAARTDDRFVGVELFQIETYDPLRRNNFPPDPIQMALGMLGNHEATGPIAVEAPARPAASEPTATKPNTATVPA